The genomic segment ATCGTGGGAATCGCCATCAGCGCGAGCAGAATCGCCCCCGTCAGCGCCGTTAGTCCGGTGTACAGCCCGAACGCCTGCTTCACCAGCGGAGCCAACACCACCAGACCGAAAAAGCCGATCACCACCGACGGCAGACCGGCCAGGAGTTCGATGAACGGCTTAAGAATCTCGCGCTCGGCGGGGCGGGCGATTTCGGCGATGTACACCGCGGCGAATACTCCGAGCGGAACGGCCAGGATGGTGGCCAGAAACGTTACCAGCAAGGAACCGCTGAGCAGCGGCAGAATCCCGAACAGTTCCTTCTCGAACGACACCGGATTCCAGCGTTTCGTGAAGAGTTCACTTACTCCCGGATCACGCAGGAACGGCACCGACTCCCGTCCCACGAACACGAAGATCAGTAGGACAATGAGAATCGAGGTCAGGGCCGCGCTCTGCAAGAGCAGTCTGACGGCCTTGTCCTGCCAATGTGCCCGCTGCCGTTTCGTCATTTGGACGGTTCCCGATTACTCCGCTTTCTTGGGAACGGTCATATATCCGGTCTCGACCACGATAGCCTGACCCGCCTCTGACAGGCAGTAATCAACGAACTTTTTCACTTCGTCCTTCGGTTCGCCGTTCGTATACAACAGCAGCGGACGCGCAATCGGATAGGTTCCGTCATGGACCGCCCTTTCCGTCGGCGCAATCGCCGTGGATTCGGGAGTGGCTTTGACCTTGACGGTCTTCACGTCGCTCTGCTCGGCGTAGGCCACTCCGCCGTAGCCGATCACCCACTGATCCTCGAGAACCGACTGCACAATCGCCGCCGTGGATGGCATCAGACGAGCTTTGGGTGTGAAATCGGCCTTCTCCAGCACGTGCTCCTGAAAATACACGTAGGTTCCGCTGTTGCTCTCGCGGGACAGCACGATAATCGGCTGATCCGGCCCGCCCACCTCCGTCCAGCGGGTGTATTCACCGGTATAGATCTTCCTGAGCTGCTCCAGAGAAAGCTCGCCGACCGGATTGTTCTTGTTCACCATCACCGCCAGTCCGTCCAGACCGACCACCGTGGAAACGGGATGGATGCTCTTCTGCTCGGCCAGCTTGATCTCCTTGTCCTTCATCATGCGCGAGGACGCGCAGAGATCGGTCGTGCCGTTCAAGAGCGCGGCAATGCCGGTTCCCGATCCGCCGCCCGTGACGGCAATGCTCACGTTGGGATGTGATTCCATGTAGGCTTCGCCGAGGCTGCTCATCAGATGAACCATCGTGTCCGAGCCTTTAATCTGCAGAGAGGTCGTCTGCGCGCTCACCGTCATTCCGGCGAAGATCACGAGGGCCGCTATAAATGCAGCCAAGCTCCTGGAAATGGATCGCTTGCTCAAAAGCTTTTCCTCCGGTTTGTCGCAAAAGTAGCGATTCTTTGTTAGAAACTTGTTAAGAGCCGGTCAGAAGCTGACCGCAAGATCAATCTGCAGCCGCCGGTAGGCCAGTTTGCCGCCGTCTGGATCTTTCGTGTCCAGCATCAGATTCCCGCCCAGCCGAGTGTTCGGCATCGGGGTAAGCGCGAGAGAAAAGCCATGTCCACAAAAATTCGTTCCGCCGCCCGCATGATCGGAATCGGTAAATGCACCGATGGTTGCGTCCGCCTGCAAATCGCGGTAGTTCCAACCCAGTTCCCAATCGAGCGGACATTCCGGCAGAGAAATTGCGACTCCCGCCAGCCAACCGTTGTCGTGTTTCTCATTTGTCTCGGGATCTTCCACGGCACCCGAATTCATCACGAAATTTCCGTTCACGGTAATTTCCATCCGTTTGCTCTTGGTGGCGAGCAGGGCAGTGACGTCGAGCAAGTTGAAATCGCTGCGATAGAGCTTGATTTCGTTTTCCACGTGCGAATTGTTGCCGTAGCTCTTGTCGGCACTGTACAGAAGTGGCCCGTTCTTCACGTGCAGCCAGTCATAGTAGGCAACGGCGACTTGTCCTGAGAATTTCCCGCTTTTCTGTTCGGTTCCGATCTGCCCGCCCAGCATTCCCTGTCCACCGCCGGTCGTGTGCTCCTCGGCCCAGAATCCGCCCGCTCTAAAAAACAACTCCCCGCCCGGCACTTCATAGTTCGGCAGTATTGAAATGCCCTCGACATTGACATCCGAATCCCACACCAGATCGGTCTTCTCGAAAGGTACTCCCTGTTTTCCTGCCCGCGCGGAAAGCCACTTGCGGGGATGGTAGTCCATGTAGGCTCGATCAATCCACAGATCTTTTTCCGAGAAGGCGTCGGTCAGGTCTTGATTCGTGCTGACGGGCTGACCGACTCCCGAGGCTATCCGCACCACGGCGTCCATCATCGGATTCACTTCCGCCTTCAGTCCGACTCGCAACCGCAGGCGATGACGGTTGCGGTCGGGCACGCGGATCTTGTCGGTATCGTGTAATTTATCCTCGGAAATGGATTCGTGGCGGTAACGAATGTCTCCGCTCACGTGAATCCGTTCCGTCCACG from the bacterium genome contains:
- a CDS encoding phosphate ABC transporter permease subunit PstC; translated protein: MTKRQRAHWQDKAVRLLLQSAALTSILIVLLIFVFVGRESVPFLRDPGVSELFTKRWNPVSFEKELFGILPLLSGSLLVTFLATILAVPLGVFAAVYIAEIARPAEREILKPFIELLAGLPSVVIGFFGLVVLAPLVKQAFGLYTGLTALTGAILLALMAIPT
- a CDS encoding phosphate ABC transporter substrate-binding protein; translation: MTVSAQTTSLQIKGSDTMVHLMSSLGEAYMESHPNVSIAVTGGGSGTGIAALLNGTTDLCASSRMMKDKEIKLAEQKSIHPVSTVVGLDGLAVMVNKNNPVGELSLEQLRKIYTGEYTRWTEVGGPDQPIIVLSRESNSGTYVYFQEHVLEKADFTPKARLMPSTAAIVQSVLEDQWVIGYGGVAYAEQSDVKTVKVKATPESTAIAPTERAVHDGTYPIARPLLLYTNGEPKDEVKKFVDYCLSEAGQAIVVETGYMTVPKKAE
- a CDS encoding putative porin, which codes for MKHVAAARAVILSAIALAALTAQAGESKPWTERIHVSGDIRYRHESISEDKLHDTDKIRVPDRNRHRLRLRVGLKAEVNPMMDAVVRIASGVGQPVSTNQDLTDAFSEKDLWIDRAYMDYHPRKWLSARAGKQGVPFEKTDLVWDSDVNVEGISILPNYEVPGGELFFRAGGFWAEEHTTGGGQGMLGGQIGTEQKSGKFSGQVAVAYYDWLHVKNGPLLYSADKSYGNNSHVENEIKLYRSDFNLLDVTALLATKSKRMEITVNGNFVMNSGAVEDPETNEKHDNGWLAGVAISLPECPLDWELGWNYRDLQADATIGAFTDSDHAGGGTNFCGHGFSLALTPMPNTRLGGNLMLDTKDPDGGKLAYRRLQIDLAVSF